The Candidozyma auris chromosome 1, complete sequence genome includes a region encoding these proteins:
- the HIR1 gene encoding Hir1p yields MHIIKLPWLGHRAENKFIECYAISVNHNGTKVATGGLDGNVKIWDTQSILRYKNYKEEDEKKGDPSDRMDIIESSHNLKRPIASMSRHNGAVTCVKFSPDGKFLASGSDDKIVLIWEKDEESTNRPKQFGETEADLEHWMVRKRLVAHDNDVQDICWSPDGSLLITVGLDRSIIIWSGTTFERIKRYDIHQSMVKGIVFDPANKFFATASDDRTVRIFRYSRKVNDVSANNYEFQVEHIVMDPFKKSPLTSYFRRMSWSPDGQHIAVPNATNGPVTAVVIINRGNWATDVTLIGHEAPCEVCSFSPRLFRSDDGKKDKYMTILATGGQDRTLAIWSTGCTKPLVVAEEIVGNAITDICWAPDGQSLFLTSLDGSVTCVMFEENEFGEVVAEDVNDSQLLRYGGDRESAVFAESTEQLELEALATAEGRIVTPRQITPKPESKSRTDDDFTTAPSTPQRPKDNDPSPKKINNLTQTVRITKDGKKRVAPMLISSSSATTKPSSLLQPVSKGAKKFDISNKLSQTPYHLPRLGVQTSVHGLRKRDQRTGDTEQRSNEDPDNDNEDIGLDDITTVGTSQTGVSYRKQAKRYRRWLMIHKYPTPFKYISDLPNVLFRNAAAMNHELGNLLQKKDLTSTQELINPSSIDAIDENILFQVVVQSIQHVSGSSRDELLDEVLNGDNDQLVTSLVEIRNGTAWPEDDDSVNVDLGQRLDFQDPTQVIVTNDVRDGQRTYILYFSFRIQQVIPIILESCLHLYVLISFDGALQFIRAETGSYITPLLELGSNVIFSKQRGPHILVLTSSGLIYMWHLSTNGGHRLKVILSGESIASVLNSETNLPKVDPEAVKRGEFPSVVVDVVKSIDVDASDGMPYIIMTHSNSVYKFSLEMRVWLKVVDPWYFLALTEAEVYSRSPIFQNLLRKTYTNTQELVERGQQSRYTFDEDNDELKRTMQERFKELVELC; encoded by the exons ATGCACATTATCAAACTACCGTGGCTAGGCCACAGAG CGGAAAACAAGTTCATTGAGTGCTATGCCATCAGTGTCAATCACAATGGTACCAAGGTCGCTACCGGAGGACTAGATGGAAACGTCAAGATATGGGACACCCAACTGATTCTACGATACAAGAACtacaaagaagaggatgagaaAAAAGGTGACCCTAGTGACCGCATGGACATCATTGAACTGTCCCATAACCTTAAAAGGCCCATCGCGTCAATGTCCCGACACAACGGTGCGGTGACATGCGTGAAATTCTCGCCAGACGGCAAGTTTCTAGCATCTGGTTCCGACGACAAGATCGTGCTCATTTGGgagaaggatgaggaaCTGACAAACAGGCCAAAGCAGTTTGGAGAGACCGAGGCTGACTTGGAGCATTGGATGGTGCGCAAGAGGCTAGTGGCCCACGACAATGATGTTCAGGACATTTGCTGGTCGCCAGATGGGTCATTATTAATCACGGTAGGGTTAGACCGCTCGATTATTATATGGAGTGGGACAACTTTTGAGAGAATAAAGAGGTACGATATCCACCAGTCGATGGTCAAAGGTATTGTTTTCGATCCAGCTAACAAGTTCTTCGCTACAGCCTCTGACGATCGAACGGTGAGAATTTTTCGGTACTCTAGAAAAGTCAACGATGTATCTGCTAACAATTATGAGTTCCAGGTGGAGCACATTGTCATGGACCCATTCAAGAAATCGCCTCTCACGTCATACTTTCGCAGAATGTCGTGGTCGCCTGACGGTCAACATATTGCAGTGCCAAATGCAACAAATGGCCCAGTGACTGCTgtagtcatcatcaatagAGGCAACTGGGCTACAGATGTCACGCTTATTGGTCATGAAGCTCCCTGTGAGGTTTGCTCCTTTTCTCCAAGACTATTTCGCCTGGATGATGGGAAGAAAGATAAGTATATGACTATTTTGGCAACAGGTGGACAGGATAGAACACTAGCTATATGGAGCACCGGTTGCACAAAGCCCTTGGTCGTGGCAGAAGAGATTGTGGGAAATGCGATCACAGATATCTGCTGGGCGCCCGATGGTCAGTCTCTatttttgacttctctAGACGGTTCAGTTACTTGTGTCATGTTCGAGGAGAATGagtttggtgaagttgtgGCCGAGGATGTCAATGACTCTCAATTGCTACGGTACGGAGGCGACAGAGAGCTGGCAGTCTTTGCAGAAAGCACCGAGCAACTCGAGCTCGAGGCACTTGCAACTGCTGAGGGTAGAATTGTCACTCCGCGTCAGATTACACCGAAGCCCGAAAGTAAGCTGAGAACTGATGATGACTTTACCACAGCGCCATCCACACCTCAACGACCTAAGGATAATgatccttctccaaaaaaaattaacAATCTCACTCAAACGGTTAGAATCACTAAGGACGGTAAAAAGAGAGTTGCTCCAATGCTAATTTCATCCTCCTCTGCTACAACAAAGCCTAGCTCTCTATTGCAACCCGTATCGAAAGGGGCAAAAAAGTTTGATATCAGTAACAAACTTTCTCAAACACCGTACCATTTACCGCGTTTGGGGGTCCAGACTAGTGTTCATGGACTAAGGAAACGTGATCAAAGAACGGGAGACACAGAGCAGAGGAGTAACGAGGACCCAGATAACGATAATGAGGATATTGGCTTAGATGACATCACCACTGTTGGGACAAGCCAAACAGGTGTTTCCTACCGAAAGCAAGCGAAAAGATATAGAAGATGGCTCATGATTCACAAGTACCCGACGCCGTTTAAATATATTTCTGATTTGCCCAATGTGCTATTCAGAAACGCTGCCGCAATGAATCACGAACTTGGCAATCTACTTCAGAAAAAAGATCTCACCAGCACTCAAGAATTGATTAATCCTTCCTCCATTGATGCAATAGATGAAAATATTCTTTTTCAGGTTGTTGTGCAATCCATACAGCACGTATCCGGATCGCTGAGAGACGAAttacttgatgaagttttgaATGGTGATAATGATCAACTTGTGACGTCGCTTGTGGAGATCAGAAACGGTACTGCCTGGCCTGAGGATGACGACTCAGTAAATGTGGACCTTGGGCAAAGGTTGGACTTTCAGGATCCAACCCAAGTTATCGTCACAAATGACGTTAGAGATGGACAAAGAACCTATATTCTTTATTTCCTGTTTAGAATACAGCAAGTCATTCCAATCATTTTGGAATCATGTCTTCACCTTTATGTGTTGATCTCCTTTGATGGCGCTCTTCAGTTTATTCGAGCTGAGACTGGAAGCTACATAACACCccttcttgaacttggaaGCAACGTTATTTTTTCCAAGCAACGCGGTCCCCACATCTTAGTTCTCACAAGCTCAGGTCTCATATACATGTGGCATTTGCTGACCAACGGAGGGCATAGACTAAAGGTTATACTCAGTGGCGAATCAATAGCATCAGTTCTTAATAGTGAGACAAACCTCCCCAAGGTCGATCCTGAGGCTGTCAAGAGAGGTGAGTTTCCATCCGTGGTTGTCGATGTCGTCAAAtcaattgatgttgatgcaTCAGACGGAATGCCATATATAATCATGACACACTCAAACTCTGTCTACAAGTTTTCCCTCGAAATGAGAGTGTGGTTGAAAGTTGTCGATCCTTGGTATTTCTTAGCGTTGACTGAAGCAGAGGTTTACCTGAGGAGCCCAATCTTTCAGAACCTTTTACGAAAGACTTACACGAACACTCAGGAATTGGTAGAGAGGGGACAACAAAGTAGGTATACATTTGACGAAGATAATGATGAGCTCAAGCGCACCATGCAAGAGCGATTTAAAGAACTTGTGGAGTTATGCTAA
- a CDS encoding GET complex subunit GET1 — MLDLKPSSILVFVFVALLLKTIVNAIGKAKIESYVWNLYTNVASKSEFVELKQKREQLIEINKQRKSISAQDEYAKWTKLNRQFDKVNSEVAALTEAVSSEKLKLTKAIGVAISLCTAAPIWFSRVWYRKAILFYFPQGVLPHYLEWVLALPFITTGGVGLTIWMMAVNWVLDGIAQIVSFYLSPSVPKPVAQPESNAARQKKE; from the coding sequence ATGCTTGACTTGAAGCCCTCAAGCATTCTCGtgtttgtgtttgtggCGCTTCTATTGAAAACAATCGTCAACGCCATTGGCAAGGCTAAAATCGAGAGCTACGTCTGGAATCTCTACACCAACGTTGCGAGCAAGTCCGAGTTCGTGGAACTAAAACAGAAGAGAGAACAATTAATCGAGATAAACAAACAAAGGAAGTCTATAAGTGCTCAGGATGAATATGCAAAATGGACTAAGCTCAATCGCCAGTTCGACAAGGTTAACAGTGAGGTCGCTGCTTTGACGGAGGCTGTCTCTtctgaaaaattgaaacTTACAAAGGCCATCGGTGTTGCCATTTCCCTTTGCACCGCTGCTCCTATTTGGTTCTCGCGTGTATGGTATCGTAAGGCCATCTTATTTTATTTCCCTCAGGGAGTGCTTCCCCACTACCTCGAATGGGTTCTTGCCTTACCTTTCATCACCACTGGTGGTGTGGGCTTGACAATCTGGATGATGGCAGTGAATTGGGTATTGGATGGTATTGCGCAGATTGTTCTGTTTTACCTTAGCCCACTGGTGCCGAAACCAGTTGCCCAGCCTGAGTCCAACGCAGCTCGTCAAAAAAAGGAGTAA
- a CDS encoding cystathionine beta-lyase STR3: MTKTKPYNIETELVLNKSNDQHNASVPPLYQSATFKQESLSNMGAYDYTRSGNPTRTHLQNHMAKIMKASQTFAVTSGMGCLDVILRLLQPGDEVIAGDDLYGGTHRLLTYMNNKGDLVVHHYDTTNTELIKSKITPRIKMIFLESPTNPLMKVCDVKAITDHAHAVNPDCIVVFDNTMMTPILMTPLDLGVDIQYESATKYLNGHHDIMAGVIGTRDPKLAERIYFVINSTGCGLSPFDSWLLSRGLRTLAVRVERQQKNCSRIAEFLQNAGFKVRYTGLPSHPQYSLHQSQCKGAGAVLSFETGSIKMSEKIVESTDIFGIAVSFGCVNSLISMPCKMSHASIDSKTREERDFPEDLIRLCIGIENVDDLIYDLTRALLKSGAVKINERDELYNAIGIQPKL, translated from the coding sequence ATGACCAAAACAAAACCGTACAACATCGAGACCGAGTTGGTTCTCAACAAGTCCAATGATCAACACAACGCCAGCGTGCCGCCTTTGTATCAGTCTGCCACATTTAAGCAAGAGTCCCTCTCCAATATGGGCGCGTACGACTACACTCGTTCGGGAAACCCAACTAGAACACATTTACAGAACCACATGGCAAAGATCATGAAGGCCAGCCAGACATTTGCTGTGACTTCGGGCATGGGATGTCTTGATGTGATTTTGCGGTTGCTTCAACCTGGAGACGAGGTGATCGCTGGCGACGACTTGTACGGAGGCACCCATAGGCTATTGACATATATGAACAACAAGGGAGATCTAGTGGTTCATCATTATGATACAACGAACACagagttgatcaagtcgaAAATCACCCCCCGCATAaagatgattttcttggaGTCCCCCACAAATCCGTTGATGAAGGTTTGTGATGTCAAAGCTATCACTGACCACGCCCACGCAGTCAATCCAGACTGTATTGTTGTTTTCGACAACACCATGATGACTCCTATTTTGATGACTCCCTTGGATTTAGGCGTAGACATCCAATATGAGTCAGCAACTAAGTACCTAAATGGCCACCACGATATCATGGCCGGTGTGATCGGTACCCGCGATCCTAAGTTGGCTGAGCGTATATACTTTGTGATCAACTCCACCGGGTGTGGGTTGAGTCCCTTTGATTCCTGGTTGTTAAGCAGAGGTTTGCGTACCTTGGCAGTGAGAGTTGAGAGGCAACAGAAAAACTGTTCGAGAATAGCAGAATTCTTGCAAAATGCTGGCTTCAAGGTACGCTACACAGGGTTGCCATCGCACCCTCAATATAGCTTGCATCAGAGCCAATGTAAGGGCGCGGGCGCAGTGTTGAGTTTCGAGACGGGCTCCATCAAGATGTCTGAGAAGATTGTGGAGTCGACGGACATTTTCGGCATTGCAGTCTCTTTTGGGTGCGTCAACTCGTTGATTTCGATGCCATGCAAGATGTCACATGCTTCAATTGACTCGAAGacgagagaagaaagagatttCCCGGAAGACTTGATAAGATTGTGCATTGGTATTGAAAATGTGGACGACTTGATATACGACTTGACGCGGGCGCTTTTGAAAAGTGGAGCGGTCAAGATAAACGAGAGAGATGAATTGTACAATGCCATTGGCATCCAGCCCAAATTGTGA
- the CDH1 gene encoding Cdh1p, giving the protein MDNPFDARNSPAPGGSKNDSASNPLETPRSPSRSTRNLSPPKPGDQYGTFPSTSPRRRYNGRSLFSDRYIPNRTGVDLQAAFSLTNQEVLPDFRASRASGAGNTSSANAEERDANEIEIRKEEEANRSFSSVLKAELFGDHVPMATADLSRSNARPDKKNDLASNMRSSNHSSTMLTAGGSIPSSGRTTPPRTTANTGVMSTPRSSTNMFTYQSPSKQRPISRDLQHELFSLSPVRSESQKFLLSPQKKPRNISKVPYRVLDAPDLSDDFYLNLVDWGSQDVLAVGLGDSVYLWDGSTQSVERLCVLENKDKVTSLSWIGSGTHLAVGTSKGLVEIWDATKTRCVRTMTGHKLRVSALAWNEHILSSGSRDRTIYNRDVRISDHYVNCFEHHKQEVCGLKWNVEENKLASGGNDNNLFIWDALNTKPLHQFTEHNAAVKAIAWSPHQRGILASGGGTADKTIKVWNTLTGNRINNVETGSQVCNLIWSKNSNELVSTHGYSRNQIIVWKYSSMQQIAQLTGHTYRVLYLSMSPDGETIVTGAGDETLRFWNVFEKNRNNEPPASVLLDAFSRLR; this is encoded by the coding sequence ATGGACAATCCCTTTGATGCAAGGAACTCACCAGCGCCTGGGGGCTCAAAGAATGATAGTGCGTCTAATCCGCTAGAGACCCCACGCTCGCCATCTCGCTCCACAAGGAACTTATCACCACCGAAACCAGGGGATCAGTATGGTACGTTCCCCTCAACGTCGCCAAGACGTCGATACAACGGACGCTCGCTATTTAGTGACCGATACATACCCAACAGAACCGGTGTGGATCTCCAGGCGGCGTTCAGCTTAACGAATCAGGAGGTTTTGCCTGATTTCCGGGCATCTCGAGCATCTGGAGCAGGAAATACTCTGTCAGCAAATGCAGAGGAACGGGATGCAAACGAAATTGAAATTCgaaaggaggaagaagctAATCGACTGTTCTCTAGTGTTCTAAAGGCAGAACTCTTTGGTGATCATGTCCCTATGGCTACTGCGGACCTCTCTCGATCGAATGCTAGGCCAGATAAGAAAAATGACCTAGCAAGTAACATGAGATCCTCCAATCACTCTTCGACCATGCTCACCGCCGGCGGAAGCATCCCATCCTCAGGCAGGACTACTCCCCCACGAACAACGGCGAACACTGGTGTAATGTCTACTCCTCGTCTGAGCACTAATATGTTCACATATCAGCTGCCCAGTAAGCAGAGACCCATATCAAGAGACCTACAACatgagcttttttctttatctCCTGTGAGACTGGAGTCACAGAAGTTCTTACTCAGCCCACAGAAGAAACCCAGAAACATTTCAAAGGTCCCGTACAGAGTCCTTGATGCTCCTGACCTTTCGGATGATTTTTATCTCAACTTAGTTGACTGGGGCTCTCAGGATGTTCTTGCGGTGGGCCTCGGGGACTCCGTGTATCTTTGGGATGGACTGACGCAGTCTGTGGAAAGACTCTGCGTATTAGAAAACAAGGACAAGGTCACATCGCTCAGCTGGATTGGGTCTGGAACCCACTTGGCTGTCGGTACCCTGAAAGGCTTGGTGGAGATTTGGGATGCCACGAAGACGAGATGCGTACGTACCATGACAGGTCATAAGCTACGAGTCAGTGCGTTGGCATGGAATGAACACATTTTGTCGAGTGGTTCAAGGGATAGAACAATTTACAACCGAGACGTCAGAATCCTGGATCACTACGTGAACTGTTTTGAGCACCACAAGCAAGAAGTGTGTGGCCTCAAGTGgaatgttgaagaaaacaaactAGCCAGTGGAGGCAATGACAATAATTTATTTATTTGGGATGCACTCAACACCAAGCCTTTACATCAGTTCACTGAGCATAATGCTGCGGTAAAGGCAATTGCATGGTCGCCGCATCAGCGTGGTATACTAGCCTCTGGAGGTGGAACTGCTGATAAGACCATCAAAGTGTGGAACACTCTCACAGGTAACCGTATAAACAATGTTGAAACTGGATCTCAGGTGTGTAACTTGATTTGGTCAAAGAATTCCAATGAGCTTGTATCGACCCATGGCTACTCTAGAAATCAAATCATTGTGTGGAAGTACCTGTCAATGCAGCAGATTGCGCAGCTTACTGGTCATACCTACAGGGTCCTCTACTTATCGATGTCGCCAGACGGAGAAACGATAGTCACCGGAGCTGGAGACGAAACGCTAAGGTTCTGGAAcgtttttgagaagaatcgGAATAATGAGCCTCCTGCTTCGGTGCTTTTGGACGCTTTCCTGCGCTTGCGGTGA
- the RFA1 gene encoding replication factor A subunit protein RFA1 yields the protein MPETYGVQPGSLKEALSKSTCHLWENKGLRLQVTNSKVINEQSATDRRYRCVISDGKYSIQGLIDARCNAYLEANGFARFSIITVKSFTVAKTLKRIVLISDLTVDVPKTERISSDLTSLDTYFDQHPEEDTATSVTGNQGASSSNSPQPQQQPQKAKQAPNQQSRGRGPERPVNPIESLSPYQNNWTIKGRISYKGEIRTWSNSRGEGKLFNVNFLDESDEIRATAFNDMADKFYNLLEEGKVYYVTRARIQQAKPKFSHLSHPYELSLDKDTEITECFDTADVPKINFNFTKLSDIQNAEKDAILDVVGVIKNVNEVFQITAKSTGKPFNRRNITIVDDSNFAIDVGLWNATAVDFSIPAGSVVAIKGVKVQDFGGRSLSLTQAGSIMSNPDIPEAYQLKGWYDNKGVNENFQSMKIESGAADSVANRKTILEAEQQELGTKEKPDYFSVKATINYFKTDNFCYPACNNEVNVSSRGPTPCNRKVIEDGGSWRCERCNLTYAEPHYRYILNCSIMDHTGQIWATLFDNEAKSLFQVSANELLQMKEAEMSDVHDFSKLVDSVTMKEFNFRLRAKQESFNGNMRVRYNVVQINEIDFNTEGLHLAKQLESVL from the coding sequence ATGCCCGAAACCTACGGTGTCCAACCTGGCTCTCTAAAAGAGGCGCTTAGTAAGTCTACCTGTCACTTGTGGGAAAATAAAGGTCTCCGTCTTCAGGTGACCAATTCAAAGGTCATCAATGAGCAGTCCGCCACCGACAGAAGATACAGGTGTGTTATAAGTGATGGTAAGTATTCGATCCAGGGCTTGATTGACGCCCGTTGCAACGCGTATTTGGAAGCAAATGGGTTTGCTCGTTTCTCTATTATCACCGTGAAACTGTTTACAGTGGCTAAGACCTTGAAGAGAATTGTGCTTATTTCGGACCTCACTGTGGACGTGCCAAAGACCGAGAGGATCTCTTCGGACTTGACCTCTCTCGACACCTATTTTGACCAGCACCCAGAAGAAGACACTGCGACAAGTGTTACAGGGAACCAGGGTGCTCTGCTGAGCAACAGCCCACAGCCTCAGCAACAGCCTCAGAAAGCTAAGCAAGCGCCTAATCAGCAATCACGGGGACGTGGTCCTGAAAGACCTGTGAATCCTATTGAGTCATTGTCTCCCTACCAGAACAACTGGACCATCAAGGGTCGTATTTCTTATAAAGGTGAGATCAGAACATGGTCCAACAGTAGAGGTGAGGGTAAGCTTTTTAATGTGAACTTTTTGGATGAGTCTGATGAGATCAGAGCCACTGCTTTCAATGACATGGCTGATAAATTCTACAACTTATTGGAAGAGGGTAAAGTCTACTACGTCACAAGAGCGCGTATCCAGCAAGCCAAACCAAAGTTTTCTCATTTAAGTCACCCATATGAGTTGTCTTTGGACAAAGACACGGAAATTACCGAGTGTTTTGATACTGCGGACGTTCCAAAGatcaatttcaacttcaccaaattGAGTGACATCCAGAATGCCGAAAAGGATGCTATACTTGACGTCGTGGGTGTGATCAAAAACGTCAACGAGGTGTTCCAAATTACTGCTAAATCTACAGGTAAGCCATTCAACAGAAGAAATATCACTATCGTTGATGATTCTAACTTTGCTATTGACGTGGGCTTGTGGAACGCCACTGCAGTGGATTTCTCTATCCCAGCCGGATCCGTAGTAGCTATCAAGGGTGTGAAAGTTCAAGACTTTGGTGGCAGatcattgagtttgacTCAGGCTGGAAGTATCATGAGCAACCCTGACATACCTGAGGCTTACCAATTGAAAGGATGGTACGATAACAAGGGCGTCAACGAGAACTTCCAAAGCATGAAGATTGAGTCCGGTGCTGCAGACTCCGTGGCTAACAGAAAGACAATTTTGGAAGCAGAGCAGCAAGAATTGGGAACGAAGGAAAAGCCTGATTATTTCTCTGTCAAAGCAACCATAAACTATTTCAAGACTGATAACTTCTGCTACCCTGCTTGCAACAACGAGGTCAATGTATCTTCCAGAGGCCCTACCCCTTGCAATCGTAAAGTTATTGAGGACGGTGGTTCTTGGAGATGCGAAAGATGTAACCTTACTTATGCTGAGCCTCACTACAGATATATCTTGAACTGTTCCATAATGGATCACACCGGCCAAATTTGGGCCACTCTCTTCGATAACGAGGCCAAATCACTCTTCCAGGTGAGTGCTAATGAGTTGTTGCAGATGAAGGAGGCAGAAATGAGTGACGTTCATGACTTCTCCAAATTGGTCGATTCTGTGACAATGAAGGAATTCAACTTCAGATTAAGAGCCAAGCAGGAGAGTTTCAATGGTAACATGAGAGTCAGATACAATGTGGTGCAAATCAATGAGATTGATTTCAACACCGAAGGTCTTCATTTGGCCAAACAATTGGAGTCTGTTTTATGA
- the ARO8 gene encoding bifunctional 2-aminoadipate transaminase/aromatic-amino-acid:2-oxoglutarate transaminase, which yields MSKPQAKDLSHLLSAEAKSRKNSPLKSAFKYFNQPGMTFLGGGLPLSDYFPFKKITLESPSPPFANGIGAQVTDEDKTVVEVFKDKTLNDPKYKDVELSRSLQYGYTEGAPELLEYLKEHTDLIHKVPYADWDLICSIGNTESWDAVLRTFTARGDAILVEEHTFSSALEAAHAQGINTIPMAMDEEGIIPESLAKQLDQWVGDKPKLLYTICTGQNPTGSCLSADRRKAVYKLAQQHDILIIEDEPYYFLQMEPYTQNIEERSKRHVHSHEEFLQALVPSFLSLDVEGRVIRLDSVSKTIAPGSRFGWIVGQAKFLERLVRYHEVTIQVPSGFSQSALNGLFQRWGQKGYLDWLMGLRAVYTHNRDVAIDSLHKYFPKEVVQILPPVAGMFFVVQIDASKHPKFKELGESPLRVEESIYRKGLERGTLMIPGSWFKAEGQTSPPQPPTPKDPALNKYIFFRGTYAAVPMDELENGLRKFGVAVHEEFGL from the coding sequence ATGTCGAAACCACAAGCCAAAGATCTCTCTCATTTGTTGTCCGCTGAGGCAAAGTCCAGAAAGAATTCGCCCTTGAAGAGCGCtttcaagtacttcaatCAGCCAGGTATGACTTTCTTGGGTGGTGGATTACCTCTCTCGGATTACTTCCCATTTAAAAAAATCACTTTGGAATCACCTAGCCCTCCATTTGCAAATGGCATTGGGGCTCAAGTGACTGACGAAGACAAGACTGTTGTCGAAGttttcaaggacaagaCCTTGAATGACCCAAAGTACAAGGACGTCGAATTATCCAGATCCTTGCAGTATGGCTACACCGAGGGTGCTCCAGAGCTCCTTGAGTATTTAAAGGAACACACCGACCTAATTCACAAGGTTCCCTATGCTGACTGGGACTTGATTTGCAGCATTGGTAACACTGAATCATGGGATGCCGTCTTGCGAACTTTCACTGCTCGTGGCGATGCCATTTTGGTTGAGGAACacactttctcttctgctttgGAGGCTGCGCATGCCCAGGGCATCAATACCATCCCTATGGCTATGGATGAAGAGGGTATAATTCCTGAATCTTTGGCGAAGCAATTGGATCAATGGGTTGGCGACAAGCCCAAGTTGTTGTACACCATCTGCACTGGGCAAAATCCCACAGGATCTTGCTTGTCCGCAGATAGAAGAAAGGCTGTCTATAAGCTTGCTCAGCAGCACGACATACTCATtattgaagatgagccATACtactttttgcaaatggAGCCATACACCCAGAATATTGAGGAGAGAAGCAAGAGGCATGTTCACTCTCACGAAGAGTTCCTCCAGGCGTTAGTTCcgtcttttctttccttggaTGTGGAGGGTCGTGTTATTAGATTAGATTCAGTCTCAAAGACCATTGCTCCAGGCTCTAGATTTGGTTGGATTGTCGGTCAGGCCAAATTCTTGGAGAGATTAGTGAGATATCATGAAGTGACTATTCAAGTTCCATCTGGATTTAGTCAGTCTGCCTTGAACGGTTTATTCCAGAGATGGGGCCAGAAGGGCTATTTGGACTGGTTGATGGGTTTGAGAGCGGTCTACACCCACAACAGAGATGTTGCCATCGATTCCTTGCACAAATACTTCCCCAAGGAGGTCGTGCAGATCTTGCCACCAGTGGCTGGTATGTTTTTTGTTGTCCAAATTGACGCAAGCAAGCATCCCAAGTTCAAGGAATTGGGCGAGTCTCCATTGAGAGTTGAAGAGTCTATCTACAGAAAGGGATTAGAAAGAGGTACGTTGATGATTCCAGGTTCGTGGTTCAAGGCCGAGGGTCAAACTTCCCCACCACAGCCACCGACGCCAAAGGATCCTGCGCTCAACAAGTACATTTTCTTTAGAGGTACCTACGCTGCTGTGCCAATGGATGAGTTGGAGAATGGTTTGAGAAAATTCGGCGTTGCTGTGCATGAGGAATTCGGTTTGTGA
- the CKB1 gene encoding casein kinase 2 regulatory subunit CKB1 codes for MSSDPEDDYVPWIQQFCEAFGHDYFVPVTQDFIEDDFNLTGLSSQVPYYREALYTILDYQVETAEDNNGSGGSGLNSAGNSGTGSSSNGGKGKNDLPNKALLSHSAELLYGLIHARYIISKGGLTAMASKFERSEFGICPRYYCDGMHLIPVGATDIPGQETVRLYCPCCNDIYLPSSSRYLNIDGAYFGTTFPGLLVKMFPEIENQCKLRINKVNQDNFGLRLFGFRIHESSASGPRMKWLRQFPVGAEEKKEFDECELTIPADNDSDCDITASEEGQVDVDVDDDKTMASDGM; via the coding sequence ATGTCTAGTGATCCAGAGGATGATTATGTTCCATGGATCCAGCAGTTTTGCGAGGCATTTGGCCACGACTACTTTGTACCTGTAACTCAGGACTTCATAGAGGacgacttcaacttgaCGGGTCTATCGCTGCAAGTGCCCTACTACAGAGAGGCTCTCTATACAATATTGGACTACCAGGTGGAAACTGCCGAGGACAACAATGGTAGCGGCGGTAGTGGGCTAAACTCTGCCGGTAACAGTGGAACAGGCTCCTCCCTGAACGGGGGGAAGGGCAAGAACGACTTACCCAACAAGGCATTGCTCTCCCACTCGGCAGAGCTCTTGTATGGGCTTATACATGCTCGTTATATCATCTCCAAAGGCGGACTAACCGCAATGGCTAGTAAATTTGAGAGATCTGAGTTTGGTATCTGCCCTAGGTACTACTGTGATGGCATGCACCTTATTCCTGTCGGTGCCACCGACATTCCCGGGCAAGAGACGGTACGTTTGTACTGCCCATGCTGTAACGACATATACTTGCCTCTGAGCTCTCGGTACTTGAACATTGACGGTGCGTATTTCGGCACAACATTTCCCGGCTTGCTTGTTAAAATGTTCCCTGAAATCGAGAACCAGTGCAAACTAAGAATTAACAAAGTCAATCAAGACAATTTTGGCTTGCGTTTGTTTGGTTTTCGCATCCACGAGTCCAGTGCAAGCGGGCCTCGTATGAAGTGGTTACGACAGTTTCCAGTTGGTgcagaagagaagaaggagtttgaCGAATGCGAGCTCACTATACCAGCTGATAATGACAGTGACTGCGACATCACTGCTTCTGAAGAGGGTCAAGTCGATGTCGATGTTGATGACGACAAAACGATGGCCAGTGATGGAATGTAA